Proteins encoded together in one Carya illinoinensis cultivar Pawnee chromosome 3, C.illinoinensisPawnee_v1, whole genome shotgun sequence window:
- the LOC122304682 gene encoding uncharacterized protein LOC122304682 — MKRKTIEDPACPICRLQPEIVEHILWSCPSARDVWALSVRKLQKASPLFHHFQDLVKGFLENLSKEELKVFAVTSWFIWKRRNEMVFKDTFQHPSKVSQLVAYLMDELQLLPQQGKTQSHPNLGQTRWEAPPQGKFKLNWDASISKATCKVGVGAVIRHCEGKVLATLRMQHDLFPDPLMAEAFAGLQASIFCKSLGYKDIIIEGDSLQVVSSLNSSTEVHTYTGQLISDTRSMQSSFSVWSARHTVRANNSVAHALSRDALSISGYTTSFDFIPICIKDLV; from the coding sequence atgaaaagaaaaacaatagagGACCCTGCCTGCCCAATCTGCAGACTCCAACCAGAGATTGTGGAGCACATTCTATGGAGTTGTCCTTCAGCCAGGGACGTGTGGGCACTCAGTGTAAGGAAGCTTCAGAAAGCTAGCCcccttttccaccacttccagGACCTGGTAAAAGGCTTCTTGGAGAACTTGAGCAAGGAGGAACTGAAGGTCTTTGCTGTCACCTCGTGGTTCATATGGAAGAGAAGAAACGAAATGGTTTTCAAGGACACCTTCCAACACCCCTCTAAGGTGTCACAGCTTGTAGCTTATCTAATGGATGAGCTTCAGCTTTTGCCACAACAAGGGAAGACCCAATCTCACCCCAATCTGGGCCAGACAAGATGGGAAGCACCACCACAGGGCAAGTTTAAGTTGAATTGGGATGCCTCCATCTCTAAGGCCACCTGCAAAGTGGGAGTGGGAGCAGTTATTAGACATTGTGAAGGGAAAGTGTTGGCCACTCTTAGAATGCAACATGACCTCTTCCCTGATCCACTCATGGCTGAGGCGTTTGCTGGACTCCAAGCCTCCATTTTTTGCAAGTCTCTCGGGTATAAAGACATCATCATAGAGGGGGATTCGCTGCAGGTGGTATCAAGCCTCAACTCATCAACCGAGGTCCATACATACACAGGCCAACTCATCTCAGATACAAGATCAATGCAAAGTTCCTTTTCAGTTTGGTCAGCAAGGCACACTGTAAGAGCAAATAATTCTGTTGCTCATGCCTTAAGTAGGGATGCTCTAAGCATCAGTGGTTATACCACATCTTTTGATTTCATTCCGATTTGTATCAAAGACTTGGTTTAA